From Prevotella sp. oral taxon 299 str. F0039:
ATCTGTCCATTATCAAATTTCGACAATCCTCTTATGCGTATATGTTCCTTCGAAGAAGCAAAAGAAGAAGATAAAAAGCTTTTGAAATAGAAGGGATTGCCCATAATATAGTTCACTCCACCGAACATAGTTCCCACCCAAATACTTTTATCTGGGGCGTGATAAATATAATAAATGACATTATCCGACAAGCTAAATCGGTTTTCTAAGTCTTCTTTTAAATAACGCTCTTTGCTCGTCTTGAGGTCAATGACATACAAACCTTGTTGTGTTCCTATCCACAATTCGTTGTCGATGCATTGCAAGTCACGCAAAAAGATACGTCCACTCATAGAGTAGGTCATAGGAGTGATCTTGCCAGTAGATAGGTTATAGCGATAAAGTTCGCCATTTTCGCAACCCAAGAGCGCATGATTGTTGCTCTCATTGCAAATACTTATGATGTTTTTGTTTTGTAATTGGAAAGCATCGCCTTCGTAAATATAATTAAAGCAGTCGGCTTTGTGATCGTAACGAAAGAGTCCTGCTCCTGCTGTTCCAACAAGAATTTCGCCCGAAGGTAGCACGCAAATACTCGTTGGGTTTTGCTTTTTGATGCCTTTCTTTTGTGTGATGCGATAATAACTCATTGCGCCCTTGTTCCAACGGAACACACCCATATCAGGGAGTAATGCCCAAATGTTACCTCGTTTATCGCCACAAATTTCCTGAACCCAGTTATCTGGGCTTACACCACTTGCCGTTTTAGACGACACAAACTGAAAAGTTGATGTGGTGGGGTAGAAGATATAGATGCCTCTGTCGGTGCCAATCCACAGGTTTTTCTGTGTATCTTCGTATAAAGCACCGATATTATTGTTGCCAATGTGGTGTTGGTTGTCATAGCAGTCGAGGTGTTTTACGTAATATCCGTCGTATCTATTGAGCCCGTTTTTAGTTCCGAACCACATCAATCCTCGACTATCTTGAAGAATAGTTTTGACGTTTCCTGATGAAAGACCATTGTTTCCGTTGATGTGTGAGAATGAAAAATGGTCTCTTGCTTGTATGTATGAAGCCATACATATAAACAAAAGCACTAATAAAAATGTTGGTATTCTCACTGTTCTGTTCATCTATGAGGGAATTATATTATTGATAATATTTTGCTATTGTATTTTTTAAGTGCTTATTTGTTCTTGATTTGAAAGGAGATATGTTATCAATTAAACTATCATAGTTCTTCTTAGATGTGTTATCTCTTTTTGAAAAATAACCTTTTTTTCTTATTGACATTGAATAGTTTTACTTACTTTTTGTCCTGAAGCAAGTTGCACTTTAACAATAACTACTTGCTTGCCAGGAATCGAAAGGGTGGCACTTGTGCTTTCAGACGCCATGTTATGACGAGCAATTGACTTTCCTGTTAGGTCGAAAAGCTCGATATAACGAATGTTCTCTGCTGCCGAAACGTGTAACAAGTCGCCAAAATGTGACACTTCCACTGCAGAAGTGTCACGTTGTATGGTATAAATAGAGGTACTTGTTTTATCGATTTTGTATAAACGAGCATCACCACTAGGTACTGTTACAGATAGCGTTTCGCCCGAGAGCGATAGCTTTTGACCTGTCCAAAGCTCGGTAATATTGGTGATGTTGTCTACTCCTAATCTCTTTTTATCTAAAGATAGCGAAAGTTCTTGACTGGTATTGAAATTGAATACAGCCACATAAAAAGCCTCAGGGGTATCTAAATAGAACACATTGTCGGTGCCTCCACGCAAGAAGATGTTAGCCAATGATCCTTCAACTGGGCGGAAAGAACTGCCAAACATAGCTACATTGTTAACCTCTTTGTTGGTTGCTATGTGTAAAGCCTTCTGTCTATAAGCCTCAAGTCCTGTGTAACTACCTTCCAAACTGAAGTTGTCACCTAATAAAATCATACCTGTAATGACGCCCGTTGTGTAGCGAATGCGATTCGCTCCGTCGTTGTTTCCAGCAAAAACGATGTGATCGGGGTCGTTAAAAGCATATAATCTATCTAACCACCAGCCTAAACTTATGCTGTTAAGAACATATTGACTGTCTGAAATTTTGCCCCAAGCATCGCACGAAATGCGTCTTGCGTCTCCGAAATTAGGGAATAATGGCGAGATAGAAAGGTCGATAAAGAAATCGTTTAGCTGACTTTCTATATATTGCATACCCTCTGTATAGGCTTGCATACCAGTGGTTACAGATGTGTTATAATAGCGATCTGCTTCTACACAGCCACTGTTTAAGAAGTCTAATTTAATGAAGTGATAGCCCCAAGACTTGAACAATGCAAACTGATTGGCAAGCATTTGCTTAGTTCCAGGGTGCGTTGGATCTAACGAAAGTGCACCTCCCACCTTGATAGGTTTGTTGTTTACACGCAAAACAATATCTTTATACTTATATTGTCCATTGGTTCCAGGTACCGACCAGTCTAATTCAGACTCCTTTCCCCAAAAAGAAAAGGGAGTGAAATAAATGCCTGGGGTTTGTCCTTTGGCGGTGCATTGATTTGCAAACGAACGCAATTGGGTTTCGTTTAGATTGTCCCAATACGAGTCGAGCACCATGTAAGTTTTATGACTGTTGTCTTTTGAAAACTCGTTTTGTAAGTGTTGTGCAAAGAAGTTCGACACATCTGTAGCTCCTTCGTAGTTCACATTCTTTTCCATTCCACCCCAACTTTGCCAGCCAAAGATACCTTTTGGGTCGCTTTCTTTCTTTGGACGCACCAAAGCATTAGCGTCTGCATAAGTTTCTAGGGCAGTTCTCCAGTCGTTAAAGTAGCCGATAAACATCTTAGGAGACTTTACTCGGATGCCAGAAATACTGCCATGACGTGTTGCCACATCGTTGGTTGCAGAGCTAACATAGCCTCCGTAGAGGGTAAGTCGCTTCAATATATTGTTTCCCGAGGTGCGAACTTCAACGCCAGTTTTCCATGTATCGTGTTCAATACTTCCTAAACAAAGAGCTTCACGGGTTGAAATATTATACAAAGCAGTTACTTCTGAAGAGGTTGTACCAACGCTTAATAACGACCATTTCATGGCATTATAAGTGCGAAACTTATCATTGTCGAAAGGAACAGTGAGCACTCTGTTATCGCCTTGTGTGGGTAAGACCGACAATGCTGTTGTAGTTGTAATTGGAGCAAGCAGATG
This genomic window contains:
- a CDS encoding T9SS sorting signal type C domain-containing protein, translated to MRFQIRQLTFLLILSALTNFVNVYATDIHSNDWDITLNPNHSFTFNYKGKTLLKNAYARAISSDNEDLLSLDYPTIALHSEAISDAFGTGTKYVYTFSGRQGKPNMEQVFYLYNKHNYLLTELSLVSSAGKISSHLLAPITTTTALSVLPTQGDNRVLTVPFDNDKFRTYNAMKWSLLSVGTTSSEVTALYNISTREALCLGSIEHDTWKTGVEVRTSGNNILKRLTLYGGYVSSATNDVATRHGSISGIRVKSPKMFIGYFNDWRTALETYADANALVRPKKESDPKGIFGWQSWGGMEKNVNYEGATDVSNFFAQHLQNEFSKDNSHKTYMVLDSYWDNLNETQLRSFANQCTAKGQTPGIYFTPFSFWGKESELDWSVPGTNGQYKYKDIVLRVNNKPIKVGGALSLDPTHPGTKQMLANQFALFKSWGYHFIKLDFLNSGCVEADRYYNTSVTTGMQAYTEGMQYIESQLNDFFIDLSISPLFPNFGDARRISCDAWGKISDSQYVLNSISLGWWLDRLYAFNDPDHIVFAGNNDGANRIRYTTGVITGMILLGDNFSLEGSYTGLEAYRQKALHIATNKEVNNVAMFGSSFRPVEGSLANIFLRGGTDNVFYLDTPEAFYVAVFNFNTSQELSLSLDKKRLGVDNITNITELWTGQKLSLSGETLSVTVPSGDARLYKIDKTSTSIYTIQRDTSAVEVSHFGDLLHVSAAENIRYIELFDLTGKSIARHNMASESTSATLSIPGKQVVIVKVQLASGQKVSKTIQCQ